The Solicola gregarius DNA window GGCTCGTGATCGTCGACGTCTCGATCTGCGCCGTCTTCGCGATCGAGTTCCTGTGGCGCTGGCGGCGGGCCGGTTGGAGGCGCAGCTTCTTCTGGCGCAACTGGTTCGAGATCCTCGGCATGATCCCGCTGTCGTACCCGGCGCTTCGCTCGTTCCGGCTGCTGCGGGTCGTGGTCATCGTGGCGCGGCTCGCCCGACTCACGGATCGGACGGCCGGGACACCGTTGAGCGAGCGGCTCCTCTCGAAGGCGCTCTCGCCGGTCGTCGAGCAGATCAAGCACCCGATCACGCTCGCCGTGCTCGAGGAGGTGAGCGAGGTCCTGCGGGCCGGGCAGTACAACCACAACGTCGCGCGGGCGTTGGAGGAGAACCGCGACGAGCTGCGCGCGATGATCCTGGAGAAGATCAAGGCGGACCGCCGGATGGGCCGGTTGTCGATCCTGCCGTTCCACGACCGGGTGATCGAGGCGAGCACCGACACGTCCATGCGGGTGATCCTGGCGGTTCTCGAGGATCCGCGTACCGAGGAGCTGATCGCCGACGTGCTGCGGGAGAACATCCTCCAGATCCGCCACGACGTACGCGAACTCGGTGTTGCGGGGGCGGCCCGCGAGGCCGAGTCGCAATGAGCGCGAGGCGGTCAGCCCACCGCCTTCCTCACGAGCGCGCCGACCTTCTTCTCGTCGGCCGCGGTCAGCTTCGTCACGGCGAACGATGTCGGCCACATCGTGCCGTCGTCGAGGTTCGCCGGGTCGTTGAAGCCGAGGGTCGCGTACCGCGCCTTGAACTTGTCGGCGCTCTGGAAGAAGCAGACGACCTTGCCGTTCTTGGCGTACGCGGGCATCCCGTACCAGGTCTTCGCTTCGAGCTCCGGCGCGGCTTCGGTGACGATCGCGTGGATCCGCTCGGCGATCGCGCGATCCGCGGGTGGCATCTCGGCGATCTTCTCGAGTAGGGCGGTCTCGCCGTCGACCTTCTTGGATCCGCGGCGCTTGGTCGGCCTGAGCTCCTGCGCGCGTTCCTTCATCGCGGCGCGTTCCTCCGCGGTGAAGCCGTCGCTGTCTGTGCCGGTGTTCGTTGCGGACTTGCGGGTGGTGGCCATCGTCATCGCCTTCGGCTTGTGGGTGCGGACAAGATCCAGGTTAGAAAGCCGCGGCGGCGCGCGCTTCTCGAAACCTGATCGATCGCGGACGCAGCCGGTGCGGTCGTCAGCCGTCGGTCGCGAGTACGAGGGGGAACACGGCTTCGGCGCCGGCGAGACGCAGTGCGCGCGACGTCACCGCGAGCGTCCAGCCGGACACGACCCGGTCGTCGACGAGCAGCACCCGCCGCCCGGAGACCGCTCCCGGGTCGGAGAGCGCGAACCGGCTCGCGACAGCCGCGAGCCGCTGCGCGGAGTTCGTCGCGCCCTGGCCCGGCTCGGCGTGGCCCTCGATCGAGAATCGCGCGACAACGGGCCACCCGGTGTACGTCGACATCCCGTCGGCGAGATGGCGGGTCAGCACCGGCCGGGTGAGCGAGTCGATGCCGACGATCGCGTCCGGCCGGGCGCCGTCCGGCCAGTCCCAGTCGTCGAGCGCCGCGACGAGCGCGTGCCGGAGAGGCACGGGCACCTCCTTGTCGGGTGCGCCGTGCGCGAACAGGTCGCGTACGTGCTGCCCGAGGCCGAGGTCGGTCATCCGCGCGACGGCCATTCCCGGCGCGGCCTGCTCGTCGGGCGGGATCTTGCCGCGTAGGTCGACGCCGAGGTTGGTCATCGCGGTCGGCCACATCCGCCGCGGGTCGATGACGACGCCCGCTCGGCCCAACCACTGGCGGGCGGCATCCATCGCCTCGCTCGACACGTCGGTCGACAGCGTCAATGCGCCGCAGTTGTCGCACCGCCCGCACGGCTTCGCTTCGGGATCGTCGAGGGCCTCGCGGAGGAACTCCAGCCGGCATCGGTCGCCGGACTCGTAGTCGAGCATCATCTGCTGCTCACGCTCGCGTGCGTCTGCGACCCGCTGGTAGCGCTCGGCGTCGTACGCCCAGGACTCGCCGGTCGACTCCCAGCCACCGCGCACGCGTCGGACGGCGCCGTCGACGTCGAGCACCTTGAGCAGCATCTCGAGGCGCGTCCGCCGCAGCGGCACGCGGGTCTCGAGGGCAGCGACCGACACCGGGCCGTCGGCCGCGCCGAGCACGTCGAGCGTCTCGCGTACCTGCTCGTCGGGAGGAAACGACAACGACCCGAAGTACGCCCACACCGCGCGGTCCTCCTGGCCGGGCATCAGGACGACGGTCGCGTTCTCGACGGCGCGGCCGGCGCGACCGACCTGCTGGTAGTACGCGATCGGGCTCGGTGGCGCACCGACATGGATGACGAAGCCGAGGTCGGGCTTGTCGAAGCCCATGCCGAGCGCGGAGGTGGCGACGAGCGCCTTGACCCGGTTGTTCAGCAGGTCGTCTTCTGCCGCGAGCCGCTCGGCCTGCTCGGTCTGGCCGGAGTACGCGCGTACGTCGTGGCCGCGCTCGCGCAGGAATGCCGCGACGTCCTGCGTCGCCGCGACGGTCAGGCAGTAGATGATGCCGGAGCCGTCGAGCTCGCCGAGGTGGTCGGCGAGCCAGCCGAGCCGGCTCGCCTGGTCGGGCAGGCGTACGACGCCGAGATGCAACGACTCGCGGTCGAGCGTGCCGCGCAGCACCAGGACGTCGTCGAGAGTGGTGGTGCCGGTGACCGACAGCTGCTCCGCGACGTCGGCGGTGACGCGTTCGTTGGCGGTCGCGGTCGTCGCGAGCACCGGGATGCCGGCCGGCAGGTCGGCGAGCAGCGTCCGGATCCGCCGGTAGTCAGGGCGGAAGTCGTGGCCCCAGTCGGAGATGCAGTGCGCTTCGTCGACGACGAGCAGGCCGGCCGTACGCGCGAGGTCGGGGAGCACGTTGTCGCGAAACGACGGGTTGTTGAGGCGCTCGGGGGAGACCAGCAGGACGTCGACCTCGCCACGGGTGATGGCGTCGTACGTCTGCTGCCAACCCTCCGGGTTGGTGGAGTTGATCGTGACCGCGCGGATGCCGGCCCGCTCCGCCGCGTCGATCTGGTTGCGCATCAGGGCAAGCAGTGGCGAGACGATCACCGTCGGACCGGCGCCCTCGGCGCGGCGCAGCGCGGTGGCGACGAAGTAGACCGCCGACTTGCCCCAGCCGGTGCGCTGCACGACGAGTGCACGCCGGTGGCCGACGGCGAGCGCCTCGATCGCGGTCCACTGGTCGTCGCGCAGCCGGGCGTCGGGGGAGCCCACCAGGTCGCGCAGCACGGACTCCGCGCGCGTACGTACGTCGGCGGGCGGATCGGTCGGCGCGGTCGGCTCACTCATGGTGGCGACCGTACCCAACGGCCCCGACACCGAGCCCACGCCCCGTGAGCCGCACGTTCGAGTGCGACACGCCGGCGTGTCGCCGCTCAAGCGTGCGGCCCAGGGTGGAGGTGGGTGCGACTAGATCTCGCCGCCCTCGCGCCCGCCGGCGGCGACGTTGGCGTACGGGTCGGCGACCTTCGCCTTCTTCTTCTCCGCGGCCTTCGCCGCGGGCCAGATCCGCTCGAACAGCAGCGCGAGCGGCGACGCGGTGAAGATGGAGGAGAAGATGCCGATGCCCAGGCCCAACAGCAGCGCCAACGAGAAGTCCGTCAGCGAAGCGCCACCGAGGAAGGCCAGCGCGCCGAGGATGAACATCGCTCCGAGGCCGGTGTTGATCGTACGCGGCAACGTCTGCAACAACGCATCGCTCGTGACGTCCGACAGCGCTCGGTCCGGTTCCTCCCGCCGTCGCTCTCGGATCCGGTCGAAGACGACGATGGTGTCGTTCACGGACAGGCCGATGATGGACAGGATCGCGGCCAGGAACACGCCGTCGATCGGCTTGTCCCACCAGGCGAAGATGCCGACAACCGCGACCACGTCGTGCACCATCGCGAGCACGGCGGCCAGCGCCCACGTCCAGCGGAACCGGAACGCCAGATAGATCATCTGCGCGGCGACCGCGATGCCGAATGCGATCAGCGCCTTATTGCGGAGCTCCTCGCCGAGGGTCGGCTCGATCGTCGTGGCGCTCTCCTGGACGACGTCCTCGCCGATCGAGGAGATCGCGCCCTCGATCTTCTTCGCGTCGTCGTCGGAGATCTCGTCGGTACGCACGCTGATGTTGGCAATGTCCTGGTCCTCATTGCCCGACTCCTGCACCACGGCCTGCGGGAAGCCCGCGTCCGCGACGGCCTCGCGTGCGTCGTCGACGTCGATCGCCTCGGTCGTCGAGTACTCCAGCACCCGGCCGCCGGTGAACTCCACGCCGAGGTTCATCCCGCGGATCAGCATCCCTCCGATTGCGACGATCACGATCGCCGCCGAGACCGCCAGCCAGGTGGTGCTGCGCTTCATCAGCTTGATGCCGCTGTTGTTCAGCCAGTTGCGGATCTTGCCCTCGCCGCCGATGCCGGTGATGGAGGGGTGGTTGCGCGCCCACGCCCGGCGGACGAGCCAGTCGGTGAGCACCCGGGCGATCAACAGCGCGGAGATCATCGAGGCGATCACACCGAGCGACAGCGTGACGCCGAAGCCCTTGACCGGTCCGGTCGCGAAGAAGAACAACAGCGCGCCGGCAAGCAACGTGGTGACGTTGGAGTCGATGATCGCGCTCCACGCCTTCCGGTAGCCGGTGTCGAGGGCAGGGCCGAGGCCCTCGCCTCGTCGTTTCTCGTACTCCTCTCGCGCGCGTTCGAAGATCAGCACGTTGGCGTCGATCGCCATGCCGATCGAGAGCACGAAGCCCGCAAGACCGGGCAGCGTGAGGGTCGCGCCGAGCATCACCAGCATCGCGTACGAGATCGCTGCGTACGACGCCAGTGCGATGGTCGCCATCAGCCCGACGAGGCGATAGACGAACAGAATGAAGATGCCGGTGATGGCGATGCCGATGATCGCCGCCTCGATGGAGGCGTCGATCGCCTCGTCGCCCAGCGTGGGTCCGACGACGCGCTCCTCGATCGGCTCGATCGGCACCGGCAGCGAGCCGCCCTTGATCAGCGTCGCGAGGTCGTCGGCCTCCTCGTTCGAGAAGTCGCCGGTGATCTGGGTGCTGCCGCCGTTCTGGACGCCGTCCTGCACCTCGGGCGAGGAGATGACCTCGCCGTCGAGCACGATCGCGATCCGCCGCCGCGGATCGCCGAGCTGGTACTGCTGCGCGGCGGTGGTGATCTTCTCCCACTTGTCGCCGCCGCTGCCACTGAAGTCGACCGCGACGACCCAGGCGCTGGTGCCCTCCTGCTCCTGTTGGGCCGAGGCGTCCGTGACGTCGTCGCCGCCGAGCTGCGCAGGGCCGAGCTTGATGATGTCGCCCTGGTCGGTCTTCATGACCTGGGGCTTGGTGGGGTCGATCTGTTCGATCGCCGGGTCGTCGTCGGATCCCTCGCCGGTGCCGGAGTCGCCGCTGCCTTCATCTCCCGACGTTTCGGAGCCGGACTTCTGGTCGTCCTGCTTGCCGTCCCCGTCCTCCGGTGCGACGCGAGCCGAGCCCTGCTGCTCGTCCGGCAGCTTCTCGCCGGGAATGCCGCTGCCGTCGTCGGAGTTGCTGCCGCCGCTGACCTCGCCGCTCTTCTCGAACTGATTGAGCTCCTGCTGGGTGGCGGTACCGGTGACCGGGTGGAACGTCAGCTGTGCGGTGGTGCCGATGACCTCCTTGGCCTGCTCCGGATCCTGCTCGCCGGGCAGCTCGATGATGATCCGGTTCTCACCGGACCGGGTGAGCGTCGGCTCAGAGACACCGAGGGAGTCGACGCGCCCGCGGAGGATCTCCAGCGCCCGGTCGGTGGCCTCGGCGTCGGCCTTGACCGTCTTGGTGTCCTGGGCTTCGTAGGTGAGCTGCGTACCGCCGGACAGGTCGAGGCCGAGCGTGGCGGAGTTGGTGAGAGCGGTGTAGACCGCGATGACGACGATGAGTAACGCCGCGACGGCGCGCCAGAGGGGCGCCTTGGAGCGTGTTGAAGGCAAGGGAGAACTCCGAAGGAGGGAACGGCGCTGCGCCGTTCGGGGGTCAGCGTTGGGTGAGGGCCGCGTCAGCGCGGCGGTGCGCGACCCTGCGGTGTGGTGACGTCGTACGAGTGCCACGGCACCGCAGACACGACGACCGTCGGGGCGGACTCGCTCGGCGCGGCCATCTCCGACTCATCGGGGGTGACGGCCAGCGGGATCCACGGCGTGGCGCGGTGCTGTGGGTGGTCGGACCGGTCGCCCCCGACGCTCACCCGCGTCTTCGTGGGCTGATGGCCGACGATCTTGTCGGAGCCGACCGAGTGCGTCTCGGCCGGTGCGGCCGACGCGGCATGCGTACCGCCGAAGACGCCGGCGATCGAGGCCGCCACAAACGCGGTCACCGCGAGGATGCTCACCAGTGACGACGGCAGGCGCGTGCGCCGCGCAGGGCGCACGCGGACAGCGTCAGGTCGGGTGGGCACCGGCACAGTCTAGAGGAGTGCGCGGGTCGGGTGGAAATGGTGCGTCCCCGCGGTACCGAGAGGGAGGGCCGGTCGGTGACGCACGGCTACACCGAATTGCGCCGAGGGTCAGGAGATCGGTCGTACGGCGTACGAGCCGAGCGACGGCTCGAGTGCGGCGAACGCGACCTCCGCATCGGCAGTGACGGCGGCGGCAATGGACCCGTTGTCGTCGCCGTCGAGCGTCCGCCGGAGGGTCTCGTCGAACAGCAATCGGTGCACACCGGCGAGCAGTGCCGCGGCGACACGTGGCATGACCTCGCCCTGCGCCGCTCCGGTCTCGTCGGCGAGGGCGGATGCCAGCGCACGCTCGCGGTCGTCGTGGAACTCGCGCAGGCGCGCGACGAG harbors:
- a CDS encoding ion transporter, which produces MRLRTRLRQLTVVDVLMIVLAFVSVGLLLYADYGDVDEQEYQRLVIVDVSICAVFAIEFLWRWRRAGWRRSFFWRNWFEILGMIPLSYPALRSFRLLRVVVIVARLARLTDRTAGTPLSERLLSKALSPVVEQIKHPITLAVLEEVSEVLRAGQYNHNVARALEENRDELRAMILEKIKADRRMGRLSILPFHDRVIEASTDTSMRVILAVLEDPRTEELIADVLRENILQIRHDVRELGVAGAAREAESQ
- a CDS encoding iron chaperone codes for the protein MATTRKSATNTGTDSDGFTAEERAAMKERAQELRPTKRRGSKKVDGETALLEKIAEMPPADRAIAERIHAIVTEAAPELEAKTWYGMPAYAKNGKVVCFFQSADKFKARYATLGFNDPANLDDGTMWPTSFAVTKLTAADEKKVGALVRKAVG
- a CDS encoding RecQ family ATP-dependent DNA helicase, translated to MSEPTAPTDPPADVRTRAESVLRDLVGSPDARLRDDQWTAIEALAVGHRRALVVQRTGWGKSAVYFVATALRRAEGAGPTVIVSPLLALMRNQIDAAERAGIRAVTINSTNPEGWQQTYDAITRGEVDVLLVSPERLNNPSFRDNVLPDLARTAGLLVVDEAHCISDWGHDFRPDYRRIRTLLADLPAGIPVLATTATANERVTADVAEQLSVTGTTTLDDVLVLRGTLDRESLHLGVVRLPDQASRLGWLADHLGELDGSGIIYCLTVAATQDVAAFLRERGHDVRAYSGQTEQAERLAAEDDLLNNRVKALVATSALGMGFDKPDLGFVIHVGAPPSPIAYYQQVGRAGRAVENATVVLMPGQEDRAVWAYFGSLSFPPDEQVRETLDVLGAADGPVSVAALETRVPLRRTRLEMLLKVLDVDGAVRRVRGGWESTGESWAYDAERYQRVADAREREQQMMLDYESGDRCRLEFLREALDDPEAKPCGRCDNCGALTLSTDVSSEAMDAARQWLGRAGVVIDPRRMWPTAMTNLGVDLRGKIPPDEQAAPGMAVARMTDLGLGQHVRDLFAHGAPDKEVPVPLRHALVAALDDWDWPDGARPDAIVGIDSLTRPVLTRHLADGMSTYTGWPVVARFSIEGHAEPGQGATNSAQRLAAVASRFALSDPGAVSGRRVLLVDDRVVSGWTLAVTSRALRLAGAEAVFPLVLATDG
- the secD gene encoding protein translocase subunit SecD, whose translation is MALVRRHHTAGSRTAALTRPSPNADPRTAQRRSLLRSSPLPSTRSKAPLWRAVAALLIVVIAVYTALTNSATLGLDLSGGTQLTYEAQDTKTVKADAEATDRALEILRGRVDSLGVSEPTLTRSGENRIIIELPGEQDPEQAKEVIGTTAQLTFHPVTGTATQQELNQFEKSGEVSGGSNSDDGSGIPGEKLPDEQQGSARVAPEDGDGKQDDQKSGSETSGDEGSGDSGTGEGSDDDPAIEQIDPTKPQVMKTDQGDIIKLGPAQLGGDDVTDASAQQEQEGTSAWVVAVDFSGSGGDKWEKITTAAQQYQLGDPRRRIAIVLDGEVISSPEVQDGVQNGGSTQITGDFSNEEADDLATLIKGGSLPVPIEPIEERVVGPTLGDEAIDASIEAAIIGIAITGIFILFVYRLVGLMATIALASYAAISYAMLVMLGATLTLPGLAGFVLSIGMAIDANVLIFERAREEYEKRRGEGLGPALDTGYRKAWSAIIDSNVTTLLAGALLFFFATGPVKGFGVTLSLGVIASMISALLIARVLTDWLVRRAWARNHPSITGIGGEGKIRNWLNNSGIKLMKRSTTWLAVSAAIVIVAIGGMLIRGMNLGVEFTGGRVLEYSTTEAIDVDDAREAVADAGFPQAVVQESGNEDQDIANISVRTDEISDDDAKKIEGAISSIGEDVVQESATTIEPTLGEELRNKALIAFGIAVAAQMIYLAFRFRWTWALAAVLAMVHDVVAVVGIFAWWDKPIDGVFLAAILSIIGLSVNDTIVVFDRIRERRREEPDRALSDVTSDALLQTLPRTINTGLGAMFILGALAFLGGASLTDFSLALLLGLGIGIFSSIFTASPLALLFERIWPAAKAAEKKKAKVADPYANVAAGGREGGEI